The following are from one region of the Streptomyces tuirus genome:
- a CDS encoding ATP-binding SpoIIE family protein phosphatase, translating into MDHGTDRAGQGTVSEPAEPGRVPLAVVVVDRDGLVSHWSRGARRLFGVPKHEAIGRTALDLLPVSGALPDAQDTTPYTAGDGLGPDLESSLDRGLSYPAAGRARLTASGDGRVDVLWWAYPLVGPGPERLLVLAADAEGLRAGDGPFERVAPAFALHTDFPGAEDLARRLPEILPSMSVGDSARIVAQILELGYPVLEFSQNDRVPVTPDWGVARRAERKARRERAARALAAGEPLPAELRDEAEDLEYTAVRERLEFLNEVSGRIGTSLDLSRTIVEVSRAVVPRFTDVAGTYLREQVVAGEGFEDGVPDTTTMWHRVALEHTDEPGRWDDVVPVGEAMPFPAHTPFFQCMTSGEPVLVPRISEEMGHAIAAQFDKRDIRPLITGRSMLVVPLKARNVVLGFMILLRHPERAVFNDMDRVTGAELAARAGLVLDNARMYTFQENVAETLQDSMLPHIPSRMAGCDIATRYLPGTLLGRVGGDWFDAVKLHGGRTALVVGDVMGHGLNSAAMMGQLRTAVQTMAGLDLPPAQLLRNLDDLAQRLGDTYLATCLYAVYDPIASELHLANAGHIPPVLVRAADGRSELLDLPTGAPIGVGGVPFEAIRVRVEPGDRLVMCTDGLVEVRGEDIGVGLATLCESAAHPAASMDVACDTIIRALAATFSEAGRGGRKDDVALLMARLGGIEPDDVAEWRLALDPAEASRARAAVREQLHDWGLAQLVAPAELMAGELVTNALRHSHARPVALRLIRGDTLLCEVEDDDHELPTLLSAGPLDEGGRGLRVVSTLSREWGTSRTTTGKTVWFELTLPRR; encoded by the coding sequence GTGGACCATGGCACCGACAGGGCTGGGCAGGGCACCGTGAGCGAACCCGCCGAGCCCGGCCGCGTCCCCCTGGCCGTCGTCGTGGTCGACCGCGACGGCCTCGTGTCCCACTGGAGCCGCGGCGCACGGCGCCTGTTCGGCGTCCCCAAACACGAGGCGATCGGCCGCACCGCCCTCGACCTGCTGCCCGTCTCCGGCGCCCTGCCCGACGCACAGGACACCACCCCGTACACCGCCGGTGACGGTCTCGGCCCCGACCTCGAATCCTCCCTCGACCGCGGGCTGTCCTACCCGGCCGCGGGCCGCGCCCGGCTCACCGCCTCCGGGGACGGCCGCGTCGACGTCCTGTGGTGGGCCTACCCGCTGGTGGGCCCCGGGCCCGAGCGGCTGCTCGTGCTGGCCGCCGACGCCGAGGGACTGCGCGCCGGCGACGGGCCGTTCGAGCGGGTCGCGCCCGCCTTCGCGCTGCACACCGACTTCCCCGGTGCGGAGGACCTCGCCCGCCGCCTCCCCGAGATCCTGCCCAGCATGAGCGTCGGCGACAGCGCCCGCATCGTCGCCCAGATCCTCGAACTCGGTTATCCGGTCCTGGAGTTCAGCCAGAACGACCGGGTGCCCGTGACGCCCGACTGGGGCGTGGCCCGGCGCGCCGAACGCAAGGCACGCCGCGAACGGGCCGCGCGGGCCCTGGCCGCCGGCGAACCCCTGCCGGCGGAACTGCGGGACGAGGCCGAGGACCTCGAGTACACCGCCGTCCGTGAGCGCCTGGAGTTCCTCAACGAGGTCAGCGGCCGCATCGGCACCTCACTCGACCTGTCCCGCACGATCGTCGAGGTCAGCAGGGCCGTCGTGCCCCGCTTCACCGATGTCGCCGGGACGTATCTGCGGGAACAGGTCGTCGCCGGCGAGGGTTTCGAGGACGGTGTGCCCGACACCACCACGATGTGGCACCGGGTCGCCCTGGAGCACACCGACGAACCGGGCCGCTGGGACGACGTCGTCCCCGTGGGCGAGGCCATGCCGTTCCCGGCGCACACGCCGTTCTTCCAGTGCATGACCAGCGGCGAACCCGTCCTCGTGCCGCGCATCAGCGAGGAGATGGGGCACGCCATCGCCGCGCAGTTCGACAAGCGCGACATCCGGCCCCTCATCACCGGCCGCTCGATGCTGGTCGTGCCGCTGAAGGCCCGCAACGTCGTCCTCGGCTTCATGATCCTGCTGCGGCACCCGGAGCGGGCCGTCTTCAACGACATGGACCGCGTCACCGGCGCCGAACTCGCCGCCCGCGCGGGCCTCGTGCTCGACAACGCGCGCATGTACACCTTCCAGGAGAACGTCGCCGAGACGCTCCAGGACAGCATGCTCCCGCACATCCCGTCCCGCATGGCCGGCTGTGACATCGCCACGCGCTATCTGCCGGGCACGCTGCTCGGGCGGGTCGGCGGCGACTGGTTCGACGCGGTGAAGCTGCACGGCGGGCGCACGGCCCTCGTCGTCGGCGACGTCATGGGCCACGGCCTGAACTCGGCGGCGATGATGGGCCAGTTACGCACGGCCGTCCAGACCATGGCCGGGCTCGACCTGCCGCCCGCCCAGCTGCTGCGCAACCTCGACGACCTCGCCCAGCGCCTCGGCGACACCTACCTCGCGACCTGCCTCTACGCCGTCTACGACCCGATCGCGAGCGAACTCCACCTCGCCAACGCCGGGCACATCCCGCCCGTCCTGGTCCGTGCCGCCGACGGCCGCAGCGAACTGCTGGACCTCCCCACGGGCGCGCCCATCGGCGTCGGGGGAGTGCCCTTCGAGGCGATACGCGTGCGCGTCGAGCCCGGCGACCGGCTGGTGATGTGCACCGACGGACTGGTCGAGGTGCGCGGCGAGGACATCGGGGTGGGCCTCGCGACGCTCTGCGAGTCGGCCGCGCACCCGGCGGCGTCCATGGACGTCGCCTGCGACACCATCATCCGCGCCCTGGCTGCGACCTTCTCAGAGGCGGGCCGCGGGGGCCGCAAGGACGACGTGGCGCTGCTGATGGCCCGCCTGGGCGGCATCGAGCCGGACGACGTGGCCGAATGGCGCCTCGCCCTCGACCCGGCCGAGGCGAGCCGGGCCCGCGCGGCGGTGCGCGAGCAACTGCACGACTGGGGCCTGGCGCAACTCGTCGCGCCCGCCGAGCTGATGGCCGGCGAACTCGTCACCAACGCCCTGCGGCACTCCCACGCCCGGCCCGTCGCCCTGCGCCTGATCCGCGGCGACACCCTGCTGTGCGAGGTGGAGGACGACGATCACGAGCTGCCGACCCTGCTCAGCGCGGGCCCGCTCGACGAGGGGGGACGCGGCCTGCGCGTGGTCAGCACGCTGTCCCGCGAGTGGGGGACCAGCCGGACCACGACCGGCAAGACGGTGTGGTTCGAGCTGACGCTGCCGCGCCGCTGA
- a CDS encoding class I SAM-dependent methyltransferase — MSVTSRYREAWEAFWQEASADPGAVFWDAEAVLTVGPHLALFEPYLADPALPMVDLGCGNGTQTRYLADRFPRVLGVDLSAAALDHARRCDPAGQATYRQLDAAEKEEVQALHAELGDTNVYVRGVLHQCEPDDRQSLVDGIATLVGDRGRACLVELSGAAKQVLTGLAGGPDGPPSKLAPVLRHGLTPGEVSDEAVREYLRSAGLTVLASGRLPLRTTEYRPDGTRIELPSTWLVAGRRA; from the coding sequence ATGAGCGTGACGAGCCGGTACCGCGAGGCGTGGGAGGCGTTCTGGCAGGAGGCGTCCGCAGATCCCGGGGCGGTGTTCTGGGACGCGGAAGCGGTCCTGACCGTGGGCCCGCATCTCGCCCTGTTCGAGCCGTACCTGGCCGATCCCGCCCTGCCGATGGTGGACCTCGGCTGCGGCAACGGCACCCAGACCCGCTATCTCGCCGACCGCTTCCCGCGGGTCCTGGGCGTGGACCTGTCCGCCGCGGCCCTCGACCACGCCCGGCGCTGCGACCCGGCGGGGCAGGCCACCTACCGGCAGCTGGACGCCGCCGAGAAGGAAGAGGTCCAGGCGCTGCACGCGGAGCTCGGCGACACGAACGTCTATGTGCGGGGCGTCCTGCACCAGTGCGAGCCGGACGACCGGCAGTCCCTGGTCGACGGGATCGCCACGCTGGTCGGGGACCGGGGCCGGGCCTGCCTGGTGGAGCTCTCGGGCGCCGCCAAGCAGGTACTGACGGGTCTGGCGGGCGGCCCGGACGGCCCGCCGTCCAAGCTCGCGCCGGTCCTCCGGCACGGCCTCACTCCCGGCGAGGTCTCGGACGAGGCCGTGCGCGAGTACCTTCGCTCGGCCGGTCTCACGGTCCTGGCGAGCGGCCGGCTGCCGCTCAGGACCACGGAGTACCGCCCGGACGGCACGCGCATCGAACTGCCCTCCACCTGGCTGGTGGCAGGGCGCAGGGCCTGA
- a CDS encoding M55 family metallopeptidase, protein MRILISADMEGATGVTWPDDVVPGASQWERCRSLFTSDVNAAVLGFYDGGADEVIINEAHSTMRNLLLEQLDDRAQMLTGRHKALSMVEGVQHGDIDGIAFVGYHAGAGMEGVLAHTYLANSITGVWLNDVRASEGLLNAHVVAEYGVPVVLVTGDDVACEDALGYAPEALKVAVKDHVSRYAAVCRTPGRTAADIRAAAKEAAALAVRHEPVHEGPFTVAVEFDAEHLAMAATVVPGVERIGERKVAYTSGTMYEGIRAFKAVTTIVSAAVEEQYG, encoded by the coding sequence ATGAGAATCCTCATCAGCGCCGACATGGAGGGCGCCACCGGCGTCACCTGGCCCGACGACGTGGTGCCGGGCGCCTCCCAGTGGGAGCGCTGCCGGTCGCTGTTCACCTCCGACGTCAACGCCGCCGTCCTCGGCTTCTACGACGGCGGCGCCGACGAGGTGATCATCAACGAGGCGCACTCCACCATGCGCAACCTGTTGCTGGAGCAGCTCGACGACCGCGCCCAGATGCTCACCGGCCGGCACAAGGCGCTGTCCATGGTCGAGGGCGTGCAGCACGGCGACATCGACGGCATCGCGTTCGTCGGATACCACGCGGGCGCCGGCATGGAGGGCGTCCTCGCGCACACCTACCTCGCCAACTCGATCACGGGCGTGTGGCTGAACGACGTACGGGCGAGCGAGGGACTGCTCAACGCCCATGTCGTCGCCGAGTACGGCGTGCCCGTCGTGCTGGTCACCGGCGACGACGTCGCCTGCGAGGACGCGCTCGGGTACGCGCCCGAGGCGCTGAAGGTCGCGGTGAAGGACCATGTGTCGCGCTACGCGGCCGTGTGCCGCACGCCCGGTCGCACCGCGGCCGACATCCGGGCGGCGGCCAAGGAGGCCGCCGCCCTGGCGGTGCGTCACGAACCCGTGCACGAAGGGCCGTTCACCGTGGCCGTCGAGTTCGACGCCGAGCACCTGGCGATGGCCGCCACCGTCGTCCCGGGTGTGGAACGGATCGGGGAGCGGAAGGTGGCGTACACGAGCGGGACCATGTACGAGGGCATCCGCGCCTTCAAGGCGGTCACCACGATCGTCTCGGCCGCGGTGGAGGAGCAGTATGGCTGA
- a CDS encoding M20/M25/M40 family metallo-hydrolase, whose product MAEQVDDQALDEVVTYTSDLIRIDTTNRGGGDCRERPAAEYAAARLADAGIEPTLLERTEGRTNVVARIEGTDPSAGALLLHGHLDVVPAAAADWSVHPFSGEIRDGVVWGRGAVDMKNMDAMILAVVRGWARQGVRPRRDVVIAFTADEEASAEDGSGFLADRHPGLFEGCTEGISESGAFTFHDGSGRQIYPIAAGERGTAWLKLTARGRAGHGSKVNRDNAVTRLAGAIARIGAHEWPLRLTPTVRAALTELAALYGIESDLTDVDALLEKLGPAAKLVEPTLRNSTNPTMLDAGYKVNVIPGEAVAHVDGRYMPGGEEEFRSTLDRLTGPDVDWEFHHREVALESPVDSAAFAGMRAAIEEFAPEGHVVPFCMSGGTDAKQFSRLGITGYGFTPLKLPDGYDYAAMFHGVDERVPVEALHFGVRVLDRFLRTA is encoded by the coding sequence ATGGCTGAGCAGGTGGACGACCAGGCGCTGGACGAGGTCGTGACGTACACGTCCGACCTCATCCGGATCGACACCACCAACCGCGGCGGGGGCGACTGCCGGGAGCGGCCCGCCGCCGAGTACGCCGCCGCCCGGCTCGCCGACGCCGGGATCGAACCGACCCTGCTGGAGCGCACCGAGGGGCGGACCAACGTCGTCGCCCGCATCGAGGGCACCGACCCCTCGGCCGGCGCCCTGCTGCTCCACGGGCACCTGGACGTCGTGCCCGCGGCCGCCGCCGACTGGAGCGTGCACCCGTTCTCCGGGGAGATCCGTGACGGGGTCGTCTGGGGGCGCGGCGCCGTCGACATGAAGAACATGGACGCGATGATCCTGGCGGTCGTGCGCGGCTGGGCACGGCAGGGTGTCCGCCCCCGCCGGGACGTCGTCATCGCGTTCACCGCCGACGAGGAGGCCAGCGCCGAGGACGGCTCCGGGTTCCTCGCCGACCGGCACCCCGGCCTGTTCGAGGGCTGCACCGAAGGCATCAGCGAGTCGGGCGCCTTCACCTTCCACGACGGCAGCGGGCGGCAGATCTACCCGATCGCGGCCGGGGAACGCGGCACCGCCTGGCTGAAGCTCACCGCCCGCGGGCGCGCCGGGCACGGCTCCAAGGTCAACCGCGACAACGCCGTGACCCGCCTCGCGGGCGCGATCGCGCGGATCGGCGCGCACGAATGGCCGCTCAGACTGACCCCGACCGTGCGCGCCGCCCTCACCGAACTCGCCGCGCTCTACGGCATCGAGAGCGACCTCACCGACGTGGACGCGCTGCTGGAGAAGCTCGGTCCCGCCGCGAAGCTCGTCGAGCCGACCCTGCGCAACAGCACCAACCCGACCATGCTGGACGCCGGTTACAAGGTCAACGTCATTCCCGGCGAGGCCGTCGCGCACGTGGACGGCCGGTACATGCCCGGCGGCGAGGAGGAGTTCCGCAGCACCCTCGACCGGCTCACCGGGCCGGACGTGGACTGGGAGTTCCACCACCGCGAGGTCGCCCTGGAGTCGCCGGTGGACTCGGCGGCCTTCGCGGGCATGCGGGCCGCCATCGAGGAGTTCGCGCCCGAGGGGCACGTGGTGCCGTTCTGCATGTCCGGCGGGACCGACGCCAAGCAGTTCTCCCGCCTCGGCATCACCGGCTACGGCTTCACCCCGCTGAAGCTGCCGGACGGCTACGACTACGCGGCCATGTTCCACGGCGTCGACGAACGGGTACCGGTCGAGGCGCTGCACTTCGGTGTCCGCGTACTCGACCGGTTCCTGCGGACGGCCTAG